From Pleuronectes platessa chromosome 17, fPlePla1.1, whole genome shotgun sequence, one genomic window encodes:
- the LOC128459923 gene encoding pleurocidin-like peptide WF3, whose protein sequence is MKLAAAFLVLFLVVLMAEPGECFLGFLFRGIHHGIRAIHGLIHGHSYDEQQELDKRSVDDNPSAIVFD, encoded by the exons ATGAAGTTGGCTGCCGCCTTCCTGGTGCTGTTCCTGGTCGTCCTGATGGCTGAACCTGGAGAGTGTTTCTTGGGATTTCTTTTTCGCGGTATCCACCACG gTATCAGGGCGATCCATGG ACTCATCCATGGTCACAGTTACGACGAGCAGCAGGAGCTCGACAAGCGCTCAGTCGATGACAACCCCAGTGCTATTGTTTTTGACTGA
- the LOC128459922 gene encoding pleurocidin-like peptide WF4 has protein sequence MKFTATFILLFIFVLMVDLGEGRRQKKGSKGKGSKGKGRWLSRIGKGAGILGGAAIDALLNRQGQGQGQDYDYQQGQEYERLAKRSDDDSPSLIVFD, from the exons aTGAAGTTCACTGCCACCTTCATCTTGTTGTTCATCTTCGTCCTCATGGTTGATCTCGGAGAAGGTCGTCGTCAGAAAAAGGGGTCGAAGGGAAAGGGGTCGAAGGGAAAGGGCAGATGGTTGTCAAGGATTGGTAAAG gTGCCGGGATACTTGGCGGGGCGGCCATTGA TGCCTTGTTGAATAGGCAGGGGCAGGGGCAGGGGCAGGATTACGACTACCAGCAGGGGCAGGAATACGAGCGGCTCGCCAAGCGCTCAGACGATGACAGCCCCAGTCTTATTGTTTTTGACTGA